The following coding sequences lie in one Jonesia denitrificans DSM 20603 genomic window:
- a CDS encoding family 43 glycosylhydrolase produces MRRWQRTTAFGAFMALMVGSLAAIPATSATAAGEEIIVNGGFENNTNGWEIRNGGNLWLDPDKTSGNSSGFITHRESTQSGPWQNITGKVQAGKTYTVSARVKYKSGPATKQFFITNFYGGGSYTNLAGATIPKDTWGTISGTFTIPSTQSVAEARLFIETPWVANPADDRDNNLMNFRVDDVSLKEVTGGTPTNPTDPGNPANPIMTTNHTVHTGVQAKKIGDGNPLVSHKFGADPYHLVYNGRVYMYMTNDTQEWAARNNGGSKNTYAAINTLSVISSSDLVNWTDHGNIAVAGPNGAAKWANNSWAPAVAVKKINGKDKFFLYFANNGSSVGVLTADSPTGPWVDPIGKPIVNAQTPGASNGKNWLFDPAVLVDDDGQGYLYFGGGGEDGSGSSQNENNPKSSRVIKLGANMISTSGSAAVIDAPAIFESSGIHKRNGKYYYSYSSNFGNGGPGRLPGYPAHGVIAYMMADNPMGPWTPAQYKGTVLPNMYQFFQVGGNNHQSFFEFNGKWYISYHAGTLDKALNNNVGGNTKGYRSTHLNEVTYNADGTMRVVNADYKGVAQVGRLRPYSVNEAETIGWQNGVTTTNITEGSRQFPGSSVNLAVNNIHNNDWIGVGGVDFGSSGAASITAKVKPLTNNGTIEVRLGSPDRNSSSSRLVATLNANTPANQWRDITAQVSGATGVQNVYFVFRGGSGALMEFDSWSFTQR; encoded by the coding sequence ATGCGACGCTGGCAGAGGACAACTGCCTTCGGTGCGTTCATGGCGCTCATGGTCGGCAGTCTTGCCGCCATACCAGCCACATCGGCCACAGCAGCAGGCGAAGAAATCATCGTCAACGGAGGATTCGAAAACAACACCAACGGGTGGGAGATCCGCAACGGGGGGAATCTCTGGCTCGACCCAGACAAGACCAGTGGAAACTCCTCCGGTTTCATCACCCACCGGGAATCCACCCAATCAGGGCCCTGGCAAAATATCACCGGGAAAGTCCAAGCAGGCAAGACCTACACGGTCAGCGCCCGAGTGAAGTACAAGTCAGGGCCAGCCACCAAACAGTTCTTCATCACGAACTTCTACGGTGGTGGCAGCTACACAAACCTCGCCGGGGCAACAATCCCCAAAGACACCTGGGGCACCATCTCAGGGACCTTCACCATCCCCAGCACGCAAAGCGTCGCAGAAGCGCGGCTCTTCATTGAAACACCATGGGTGGCCAACCCTGCCGACGACCGCGATAACAATCTCATGAACTTCCGAGTCGATGACGTCTCGTTGAAGGAAGTCACCGGTGGGACACCAACAAACCCCACCGACCCAGGCAACCCAGCCAACCCCATCATGACCACAAACCACACGGTTCACACTGGGGTGCAGGCCAAAAAGATCGGGGATGGCAACCCACTAGTGAGCCACAAGTTCGGTGCAGACCCCTACCACCTTGTGTACAACGGCCGTGTCTACATGTACATGACCAATGACACCCAAGAATGGGCAGCACGCAACAACGGGGGCAGCAAGAACACTTACGCCGCGATCAACACCCTGTCCGTCATCTCGTCGTCAGACCTGGTGAACTGGACAGACCACGGGAACATCGCCGTGGCGGGTCCCAACGGTGCGGCGAAGTGGGCGAACAACTCATGGGCACCGGCTGTGGCAGTGAAGAAAATCAACGGAAAAGACAAGTTCTTCCTCTACTTTGCCAACAACGGTTCCAGCGTAGGAGTACTCACAGCAGACTCCCCCACCGGTCCGTGGGTTGATCCCATTGGAAAACCCATCGTCAACGCCCAAACACCGGGTGCATCAAATGGCAAAAACTGGCTGTTCGACCCAGCCGTTCTCGTTGACGATGATGGGCAAGGCTACCTCTACTTCGGTGGTGGCGGCGAAGATGGCTCAGGGTCCTCCCAAAACGAGAACAACCCCAAGTCATCCCGAGTCATCAAACTCGGTGCCAACATGATCAGCACGTCAGGGTCGGCGGCAGTGATCGACGCCCCCGCCATCTTTGAGTCGTCTGGCATCCACAAACGCAACGGCAAGTACTACTACTCCTACTCGTCGAACTTCGGCAACGGAGGCCCAGGACGTCTTCCCGGATACCCGGCACACGGGGTCATTGCGTACATGATGGCTGACAACCCCATGGGGCCATGGACTCCAGCACAGTACAAGGGAACCGTGCTGCCGAACATGTACCAATTCTTCCAAGTAGGGGGAAACAACCACCAATCATTCTTTGAATTCAATGGCAAGTGGTACATCTCCTATCACGCAGGAACGTTGGACAAGGCCCTGAACAACAATGTTGGGGGAAACACCAAGGGTTACCGCAGCACCCACCTGAATGAAGTCACGTACAACGCTGACGGCACCATGCGTGTTGTCAACGCTGACTACAAAGGTGTGGCACAAGTGGGACGCCTACGTCCCTACTCCGTCAATGAAGCCGAAACCATCGGTTGGCAAAACGGGGTGACCACCACCAACATCACTGAAGGATCACGCCAGTTCCCTGGGTCCTCGGTCAACCTGGCAGTCAACAACATTCACAACAACGATTGGATCGGTGTCGGCGGAGTTGACTTCGGTTCCAGCGGTGCAGCAAGCATCACCGCGAAGGTCAAACCACTGACCAACAACGGAACCATTGAGGTACGCCTAGGATCCCCGGACCGCAATTCCTCATCATCCCGGCTCGTCGCCACGCTCAACGCCAACACCCCGGCGAACCAGTGGCGCGACATCACCGCTCAAGTGTCAGGGGCAACAGGAGTACAGAACGTCTACTTCGTCTTTAGAGGCGGATCGGGTGCGCTGATG